Proteins encoded together in one Chloroflexota bacterium window:
- the secY gene encoding preprotein translocase subunit SecY, whose product MKRSAWRYLWTARDIRRKLLITLGIMVIYRLAAQVPVPGVNRAALASILSGGGAAGTLVGILDMLSGGTVSNFSVMAMGVYPYITAQIILQLLVPVIPALQRRMEDDPREGQKWMEKWTYILAVPMAALQAVSQIRIFGGFAGVPIIDNYGFSGSALLPSLAIIFSMTAGTMFAIWLGELISEFGIRNQGLSLLIFAGIVSRIPQNFAGLLNNEYRWLVLIFSIILMILIIFVIVIVQQGQRNIPVMYPGRRVGRRMSMPVKGTLPLRVNMAGMIPIIFAQSLLTFPAIIAGFFLQSETTWVANLALGAQNIFGGNSPWYWAIYFVFVVGFAFFYTDVLFAQQNYGENLKRSGAQIPGVSKGEPTQRYLTKVLRRITFPGAFFLGMVAVIPFLVGLILPLGDNTGTLLVTSSGLLIVVGVVRDTFFNIDAELKLHGYDETLLVR is encoded by the coding sequence ATGAAGCGGTCTGCTTGGCGCTATCTATGGACAGCCCGAGACATCCGACGAAAATTGCTGATCACATTAGGCATTATGGTGATCTATCGCTTGGCCGCGCAAGTGCCAGTGCCGGGCGTGAACCGCGCTGCCCTTGCTTCTATCTTGTCTGGTGGTGGTGCCGCAGGCACTCTGGTAGGCATCTTAGATATGCTGTCTGGCGGTACAGTTTCCAATTTTTCCGTGATGGCTATGGGCGTGTATCCCTACATTACAGCTCAGATTATCCTCCAGTTGCTGGTACCGGTGATCCCGGCGTTGCAGCGACGCATGGAGGATGATCCCCGTGAAGGTCAGAAATGGATGGAGAAATGGACCTATATTCTGGCAGTTCCGATGGCGGCTTTACAAGCTGTATCGCAAATTCGTATCTTTGGCGGTTTTGCGGGTGTGCCTATTATTGATAACTACGGTTTTTCCGGCAGCGCATTGCTGCCATCGTTGGCGATTATCTTTAGTATGACGGCTGGAACAATGTTTGCCATTTGGTTGGGTGAATTGATCTCAGAATTTGGCATTCGCAATCAGGGGCTTTCGTTACTCATCTTTGCAGGCATCGTTTCGCGTATCCCGCAAAATTTTGCTGGACTGCTCAATAATGAATATCGCTGGTTGGTGTTGATCTTCTCTATCATTTTGATGATCTTGATCATTTTCGTGATTGTCATTGTTCAGCAAGGTCAACGTAATATTCCCGTTATGTACCCGGGCAGACGCGTTGGCCGTCGAATGTCGATGCCCGTCAAGGGCACCTTGCCGCTGCGCGTAAATATGGCGGGCATGATTCCGATCATCTTCGCCCAATCATTGCTCACCTTCCCGGCTATTATTGCAGGTTTCTTCTTGCAATCTGAAACCACCTGGGTGGCGAACCTGGCCTTGGGTGCGCAGAATATTTTTGGTGGCAACAGTCCCTGGTACTGGGCCATCTATTTCGTTTTCGTTGTCGGTTTCGCTTTCTTCTACACCGATGTGTTATTTGCACAGCAAAATTATGGTGAAAACCTAAAACGCTCTGGTGCGCAAATCCCTGGTGTGAGCAAAGGCGAACCAACCCAGCGCTACCTCACCAAAGTGTTGCGCCGTATCACCTTCCCCGGTGCTTTTTTCCTGGGCATGGTGGCGGTGATCCCATTCTTGGTTGGATTGATTTTACCCCTGGGCGATAACACTGGCACGTTGTTAGTGACCTCGTCAGGTTTGTTGATTGTGGTAGGTGTTGTCAGAGATACATTCTTTAACATTGACGCAGAGTTAAAATTGCACGGATATGATGAAACACTTTTAGTCCGCTAG
- the rplO gene encoding 50S ribosomal protein L15 — protein MKLHDLKPNDGATKRGKRLGRGISAGQGKTAGRGSNGQNSRRGGGTSLWHQGGNLPFFRRLPFKRGFTPPHRITFNEINLYQLEDFKKGAKVSPETLAEARMIKDERNPTVILGEGEIKKALKVSVHRISDGARAKIEAAGGSVDILEWSK, from the coding sequence ATGAAATTGCATGATTTAAAGCCGAATGACGGTGCAACAAAACGAGGCAAACGTTTGGGCCGCGGTATTTCCGCAGGGCAAGGTAAAACTGCTGGTCGCGGTTCTAACGGGCAGAATTCTCGTCGTGGTGGTGGTACCTCGCTGTGGCATCAGGGTGGCAACTTGCCATTCTTCCGCCGCTTACCTTTCAAGCGTGGTTTTACCCCTCCTCATCGCATCACCTTTAATGAAATTAATTTGTACCAACTGGAAGATTTCAAAAAAGGCGCCAAAGTTTCCCCAGAAACCTTGGCTGAAGCCCGCATGATAAAAGATGAGCGCAACCCCACTGTAATTTTGGGTGAAGGCGAAATCAAAAAAGCCCTCAAGGTTAGCGTACACCGAATATCAGATGGTGCGCGCGCCAAAATTGAAGCGGCTGGCGGTAGTGTAGATATTCTGGAGTGGTCGAAATAG
- the rpmD gene encoding 50S ribosomal protein L30: MAKKKTPPKMLRITLVKSTIGYPVRQKSTVRALGLRRINHTVEQQDTPVIRGMVNKVSHLVRVEE; the protein is encoded by the coding sequence ATGGCTAAGAAAAAAACTCCACCGAAAATGCTGCGTATCACACTGGTGAAAAGCACCATTGGTTACCCCGTGCGACAAAAAAGTACAGTCCGCGCTTTAGGGCTTCGTCGTATCAATCATACCGTTGAACAACAAGATACACCGGTTATCCGCGGGATGGTGAACAAAGTTAGCCATCTGGTGCGGGTTGAAGAGTAG
- the rpsE gene encoding 30S ribosomal protein S5 has translation MANYQAEKEFDERVIEIRRVATVVKGGRRFSFRVTVVVGDNAGSVGVGSGKANSVPDAIRKAVKQAQQNMHRVAIFDTTIPYEVLGKVGGARVMLKPASRGTGVIAAGGVRAVIEAAGISDILTKSLGSNNDLNVVYAAMDALDQLKNPQQIANERGIPVERVLPFWNKG, from the coding sequence ATGGCGAACTATCAAGCTGAAAAAGAATTCGATGAGCGTGTAATTGAGATTCGGCGTGTTGCCACAGTTGTAAAAGGTGGTCGTCGGTTTTCATTTCGTGTGACCGTTGTGGTTGGTGATAACGCTGGCAGTGTCGGCGTTGGCAGCGGGAAAGCAAATTCGGTTCCCGATGCCATTCGCAAAGCTGTAAAGCAGGCACAACAAAATATGCACCGCGTGGCAATCTTTGACACAACTATTCCTTACGAAGTTCTGGGTAAGGTGGGTGGTGCGCGCGTGATGCTCAAACCGGCTTCCCGTGGTACGGGTGTTATTGCAGCCGGTGGCGTGCGCGCGGTTATAGAAGCCGCAGGTATCTCAGATATTTTGACGAAATCGCTTGGCAGCAATAACGATCTTAATGTCGTTTATGCTGCAATGGATGCGCTGGATCAGTTAAAAAATCCCCAGCAAATTGCCAATGAGCGCGGTATTCCGGTTGAGCGAGTTCTGCCATTCTGGAATAAAGGATAA
- a CDS encoding 50S ribosomal protein L18, translating into MAKSKTRAAARIRRHTRVRKTVAGTPEKPRLNVFRSLNEIYAQVIDDEAGHTLASASTIDGELRKKMDSLSKIEQAKLVGQTIAERAQAVGVKQVVFDRGGYRYIGRVSALADGAREGGLQF; encoded by the coding sequence ATGGCAAAATCAAAAACTCGAGCGGCTGCTCGTATACGGCGTCATACGCGTGTACGAAAGACAGTTGCAGGAACTCCGGAAAAACCCCGCTTAAATGTTTTTCGCAGTTTGAACGAGATTTATGCTCAAGTGATTGATGATGAGGCAGGTCATACATTGGCTTCTGCATCAACTATTGATGGTGAACTGCGCAAGAAAATGGATAGTTTGAGCAAGATTGAACAGGCCAAGCTAGTTGGTCAAACCATTGCTGAACGAGCGCAGGCGGTTGGTGTAAAACAAGTTGTCTTTGATCGCGGTGGATATCGCTATATCGGGCGTGTGAGTGCGCTCGCCGATGGCGCTCGCGAAGGTGGCTTGCAGTTCTAA
- the rplF gene encoding 50S ribosomal protein L6 — MSRIGRLPVDVPQGVDVKIKGTCVNVKGPKGQMEHTFPASMKITLDTGVITVERPSDEGTHRAMHGMTRAIINNMVVGVTDGFEKILEINGVGYRGELNGKNLVLNVGYSHPVEIEPPEGIEFVVEDRNRVVHVKGYDRAKVGQVAADIRKIRPPEPYKGKGIKYQDERIRRKAGKAGKV; from the coding sequence GTGTCACGTATTGGTCGTTTACCAGTGGATGTGCCGCAGGGCGTAGATGTAAAAATTAAGGGAACGTGTGTGAATGTCAAAGGCCCCAAGGGGCAGATGGAGCACACCTTCCCTGCGTCAATGAAGATTACCCTGGATACAGGAGTGATCACTGTGGAGCGCCCTTCAGATGAAGGTACACATCGCGCCATGCACGGCATGACACGAGCAATTATTAACAACATGGTAGTTGGCGTTACAGATGGTTTTGAGAAAATTCTTGAAATCAATGGCGTTGGTTACCGTGGAGAATTGAATGGCAAGAATCTGGTTCTCAACGTTGGGTATTCTCACCCTGTTGAGATAGAACCACCCGAAGGCATTGAATTTGTTGTAGAAGATCGTAACCGCGTTGTGCATGTTAAAGGTTACGATAGGGCCAAGGTTGGTCAGGTTGCTGCTGATATTCGGAAAATTCGTCCTCCTGAGCCTTACAAAGGCAAAGGCATCAAATATCAGGACGAGCGTATCCGCCGCAAGGCAGGTAAAGCTGGTAAGGTGTAA
- the rpsH gene encoding 30S ribosomal protein S8: MSVSDPIADMLTRVRNAVMAGQLVTTMPSSKIKVAIAKILKTEGFVADYEVQDGKRVGEKVLTIRLKYIGERRNRRPVVTGIERVSKPGRRVYTGKQDIPWVLSGMGVAILSTSQGVMTGREARKLGLGGEVVCKVW, encoded by the coding sequence ATGAGTGTTAGTGATCCCATTGCCGATATGCTTACTCGTGTCCGAAATGCTGTTATGGCAGGTCAGCTCGTGACCACAATGCCCAGCTCGAAGATAAAGGTAGCAATCGCCAAAATCTTAAAAACTGAGGGTTTTGTAGCCGATTACGAAGTACAAGATGGCAAACGCGTTGGAGAAAAAGTTCTCACTATTCGTTTGAAGTATATTGGTGAGCGGCGTAACCGTCGTCCGGTGGTGACTGGTATTGAGCGAGTCAGCAAACCGGGACGTCGGGTGTACACTGGAAAACAAGATATCCCCTGGGTGTTGTCTGGGATGGGTGTTGCCATCCTCTCCACTTCGCAAGGCGTGATGACTGGCCGTGAAGCCCGTAAACTGGGCCTGGGCGGCGAAGTCGTATGTAAAGTTTGGTAA
- a CDS encoding type Z 30S ribosomal protein S14 — translation MAKTCMVVREDRRKYKTRVRNRCKVCGRPRGYIRRFGLCRICFRELALDGKIPGVRKASW, via the coding sequence ATGGCTAAGACATGCATGGTTGTTCGTGAAGACCGACGTAAGTATAAAACTCGCGTACGGAATCGTTGTAAAGTTTGTGGACGCCCGCGCGGCTATATTCGTCGCTTTGGCTTATGCCGCATTTGTTTCCGTGAATTAGCGCTGGATGGCAAGATCCCTGGCGTGAGAAAGGCTTCCTGGTAA
- the rplE gene encoding 50S ribosomal protein L5 has protein sequence MIVKERYEEIVPDLMKTLNLGNIMQVPRIQKVVVNIGVGEALENAKALEAAVGDLIKITGQKPIITRARKSIASFKLREGNPIGTKVTLRGQRMWAFLDRLMNIALPRVRDFRGISPNSFDGRGNYTLGLREQLVFPEIEYDKIDKLRGLEVTIVTTATTDEEGRELLRMLGMPFRKEG, from the coding sequence ATGATAGTAAAAGAACGTTACGAAGAAATTGTTCCGGACCTGATGAAAACGCTGAATTTGGGTAATATTATGCAAGTTCCCCGCATTCAGAAAGTAGTTGTCAATATCGGTGTTGGTGAGGCTTTAGAAAATGCCAAAGCTCTTGAAGCGGCGGTTGGTGATCTTATTAAGATTACTGGGCAGAAACCGATCATTACTCGTGCCCGAAAAAGCATAGCCAGTTTTAAACTGCGTGAAGGTAATCCCATTGGAACGAAAGTGACCCTGCGTGGTCAACGGATGTGGGCTTTTCTAGATCGTTTGATGAACATCGCATTACCGCGCGTGAGAGATTTTCGGGGCATTTCTCCGAATTCTTTTGATGGGCGCGGCAACTACACATTAGGCCTGCGTGAACAACTGGTATTTCCAGAGATAGAATACGATAAAATCGATAAACTACGCGGCCTGGAAGTTACGATTGTAACTACCGCGACAACCGATGAAGAAGGCCGTGAATTATTGCGTATGCTGGGAATGCCGTTTAGGAAGGAAGGATAA
- a CDS encoding 50S ribosomal protein L24, which produces MNAKIKKGDTVEIISGRSEDKGKRGEVIKVYPHKARVAVQSINIRKKHQGQYQAQGRNMSPGIIEFEAPMHISNVMLVCPSCREATRVGIQRDEDGSHRVCKRCDALID; this is translated from the coding sequence GTGAATGCTAAAATAAAAAAAGGCGATACTGTAGAAATTATCAGTGGCCGCTCCGAAGATAAGGGTAAACGCGGCGAGGTGATTAAAGTCTATCCTCACAAAGCCCGTGTTGCTGTGCAAAGCATCAATATTCGTAAGAAGCATCAGGGTCAATATCAGGCTCAGGGGCGTAATATGTCCCCAGGTATTATCGAGTTTGAGGCTCCAATGCACATATCGAATGTGATGTTAGTTTGCCCTTCTTGTCGTGAGGCCACTCGTGTTGGTATCCAGCGCGATGAAGATGGCTCTCATCGTGTTTGCAAGCGTTGCGACGCGCTGATTGACTGA
- the rplN gene encoding 50S ribosomal protein L14 — MIQQESRIRIADNTGGRELLVIKVLGGSRRRYASVGDVVVGTVKSATPHGAVKKSDVVRAVVVRTKKGWRRPDGSFIRFDDNAAVLLDGDSFNPKGTRIFGPVARELREKGYMKIVSLAPESL, encoded by the coding sequence ATGATCCAACAAGAATCGCGAATACGGATTGCAGATAACACCGGTGGGCGCGAGTTGCTCGTGATCAAAGTGTTAGGTGGATCACGACGACGCTATGCCAGCGTTGGCGATGTTGTTGTCGGCACAGTGAAATCGGCTACGCCGCATGGTGCTGTGAAGAAAAGTGATGTTGTCCGCGCCGTAGTTGTGCGCACAAAAAAGGGTTGGCGTCGACCGGATGGAAGCTTTATTCGATTTGACGATAACGCGGCCGTCCTCCTTGATGGTGATAGCTTCAATCCAAAAGGGACGCGTATCTTTGGGCCAGTTGCGCGTGAATTGCGCGAAAAAGGCTATATGAAAATTGTTTCGCTGGCGCCTGAAAGTTTGTAA
- the rpsQ gene encoding 30S ribosomal protein S17 produces the protein MNNRRRLTGVVVSDKMQKTVVVEVTRTYRHRLYGKVVSDSSRFMAHDELGCQIGDEVSIVESRPISRRKRWVVEQRLQEDQAVASVDEVEV, from the coding sequence ATGAATAACCGCCGTCGTTTAACCGGTGTCGTCGTTAGCGACAAGATGCAAAAGACAGTCGTTGTCGAAGTAACCCGCACTTATCGTCACCGCCTCTATGGCAAGGTTGTATCTGATAGCAGCCGTTTCATGGCTCATGATGAGTTGGGCTGCCAGATTGGCGATGAAGTCTCGATTGTTGAAAGTCGTCCGATCTCGCGCCGCAAACGCTGGGTTGTCGAGCAGCGTCTTCAGGAAGATCAAGCCGTAGCCAGCGTGGATGAAGTAGAGGTATAA
- the rpmC gene encoding 50S ribosomal protein L29, producing MKAAEIRELTTDEINEQIDEAREELMKLRFQQATGELVDFTRIRIIRRDIARYQTILNERKQEVSAGGEA from the coding sequence ATGAAAGCAGCAGAAATTCGAGAACTCACGACCGACGAAATCAATGAGCAAATTGATGAAGCGCGAGAAGAACTAATGAAACTCCGCTTTCAACAAGCTACGGGTGAGTTGGTTGATTTTACTAGAATACGTATTATCCGCCGTGATATTGCTCGCTATCAAACTATCCTGAATGAGCGAAAGCAGGAAGTATCCGCGGGAGGTGAAGCATGA
- the rplP gene encoding 50S ribosomal protein L16, which translates to MLMPKRVKYRKQMRGRMKGKAQRGSDIHFGDFGLQALEPGWVSARQIESARRAMVRAMRRRGKVWIRIFPDKPITKRAAESRMGKGKGDVDFWAAVVKPGRIMFEIGGGIPEDTAKRALKLASYKLSVKTRIIASDSAGE; encoded by the coding sequence ATGTTGATGCCAAAGCGTGTAAAGTATCGTAAACAAATGCGCGGCCGCATGAAAGGCAAAGCACAGCGCGGTTCCGACATCCATTTTGGCGATTTTGGCCTCCAGGCTCTTGAGCCGGGTTGGGTATCTGCCCGCCAAATTGAGTCTGCCCGCCGTGCAATGGTACGTGCCATGCGCCGTCGTGGAAAAGTATGGATCCGTATTTTCCCGGATAAGCCCATCACCAAGCGTGCGGCCGAGAGCCGAATGGGTAAAGGGAAAGGTGATGTGGATTTTTGGGCTGCAGTCGTAAAACCCGGACGGATTATGTTCGAGATTGGTGGTGGTATCCCCGAAGATACTGCCAAAAGAGCTTTGAAACTGGCTTCATATAAATTGTCTGTCAAAACCAGAATCATAGCCAGCGACTCGGCAGGAGAGTAG
- the rpsC gene encoding 30S ribosomal protein S3 — protein sequence MGRKVNPIGFRLGINRDWDARWYAEGENYVDQLHQDLAVRQLIHTQNDRAGISGIEIERFPGKVRVVVHTAKPGVFIGRKGANVKVVRVNLEKLVGMKIDLDIKEIENPDLDAYLVAENIAGQLERRISFSRAMKRSIGQAMRQGAEGIRVQVAGRLGGAEMARTIHMREGRVPRQTLRANIDYAVAEANTTYGRIGIKVWIYKGTIFPEVTEVPEATEGVYISE from the coding sequence ATGGGTCGCAAAGTTAATCCTATTGGTTTTCGTTTAGGAATCAACCGTGATTGGGATGCACGTTGGTATGCAGAAGGTGAGAACTACGTTGACCAATTGCACCAGGATCTCGCTGTTCGCCAACTGATTCACACCCAGAACGACCGCGCTGGTATTTCTGGCATCGAAATAGAGCGATTTCCTGGCAAGGTGCGCGTGGTTGTGCATACTGCCAAACCAGGTGTATTTATTGGCCGTAAAGGCGCTAATGTTAAAGTCGTTCGCGTCAATCTGGAAAAATTGGTTGGGATGAAAATTGATCTGGATATCAAAGAGATCGAAAATCCCGATTTGGACGCGTATCTGGTGGCAGAAAATATTGCCGGACAGTTAGAGCGGCGGATTAGCTTCTCGCGCGCGATGAAGCGTTCGATCGGCCAGGCCATGCGCCAGGGCGCTGAAGGTATCCGCGTGCAGGTAGCTGGACGTTTGGGTGGCGCTGAAATGGCTCGAACCATTCACATGCGTGAAGGTCGTGTCCCCCGCCAAACCCTGCGTGCCAATATTGACTATGCAGTAGCCGAAGCTAATACGACTTATGGGCGCATTGGCATCAAGGTATGGATCTATAAGGGAACGATCTTCCCTGAAGTAACCGAAGTACCTGAAGCTACTGAAGGTGTATATATAAGTGAGTAG
- the rplV gene encoding 50S ribosomal protein L22, translating into MTQDIRAHARNIQISQQKARLVVDLVRGEDALTALDTLRFLQNKAAKPVAKVIASAMANAEENFGISRNDLYIYRIFADQGPTRKWRRFGARGRFKPLLRRSSHITVVLREREA; encoded by the coding sequence ATGACACAAGATATTCGCGCTCATGCCCGCAATATTCAAATATCTCAACAAAAAGCCCGTCTGGTGGTTGATTTGGTGCGTGGTGAGGATGCCCTCACTGCGCTGGATACGCTAAGATTTTTGCAAAATAAAGCTGCCAAGCCGGTAGCCAAAGTTATCGCCTCGGCGATGGCAAATGCAGAAGAAAATTTCGGTATTAGCCGTAATGATCTGTATATCTACCGTATCTTTGCCGATCAAGGCCCCACGCGCAAATGGCGTCGTTTTGGCGCTCGAGGTCGGTTCAAGCCGTTGTTGCGGCGTTCATCGCATATCACCGTTGTCTTGCGAGAACGAGAGGCTTAG
- the rpsS gene encoding 30S ribosomal protein S19, with protein sequence MSRSLKKGPFVSPKLLKKIEAMNASGDKKVIRTWSRASVIFPQMVGHTIAVHDGRRHVPIYITENMVGHRLGEFAHTRTFRGHLVEKKRK encoded by the coding sequence ATGTCAAGATCACTCAAAAAAGGGCCGTTTGTTAGCCCCAAACTGTTGAAAAAAATTGAAGCCATGAATGCCAGTGGCGACAAAAAAGTAATTCGTACCTGGAGCCGCGCGAGTGTGATCTTCCCCCAAATGGTCGGCCACACAATTGCCGTTCACGATGGTCGCCGCCATGTTCCGATTTATATTACCGAAAATATGGTTGGTCATCGCCTGGGTGAGTTTGCTCATACGCGCACGTTCCGTGGGCATCTTGTAGAGAAAAAGCGGAAGTGA
- the rplB gene encoding 50S ribosomal protein L2 yields the protein MAVKKYKPVTPGMRDRTGYTFEEITKSKPERSLVVPRRSRGGRNAYGRVTVRHRGGGHRRKIRLVDFKRNKRGIPARVAAIEYDPNRTARLALLNYVDGEKRYIIAPIGLQVDDMVVAGADVDVRPGNSMPISHIPTGTMIHNVELQPGRGGQLVRSAGTAAQLLAKEGSYAHVRLPSGEIRLIHRDCYATIGQVGNLDHGNIKLGKAGRKRHMGIRPTVRGSAMSPRDHPHGGGEGRSPIGMPSPKSPWGQKTLGKRTRSNKRTDQYIVRRRGKKRR from the coding sequence ATGGCTGTAAAGAAATATAAACCTGTAACACCCGGTATGCGGGATAGAACAGGATACACATTTGAAGAAATTACCAAGTCCAAGCCCGAGCGCTCGTTGGTGGTGCCTCGCCGCAGCCGCGGTGGACGTAATGCCTATGGGCGTGTTACAGTGCGTCATCGTGGTGGTGGACATCGGCGTAAGATCCGTTTGGTTGATTTTAAACGCAACAAACGGGGTATTCCCGCCCGCGTCGCCGCGATCGAATATGATCCGAATCGCACAGCACGATTGGCCTTGTTGAACTACGTGGATGGTGAGAAGCGTTACATTATTGCCCCAATTGGTTTACAGGTAGATGATATGGTAGTGGCTGGTGCCGATGTTGATGTACGCCCCGGCAACAGTATGCCAATCAGCCACATTCCAACCGGTACGATGATTCATAATGTCGAACTTCAGCCGGGACGTGGTGGACAGTTGGTTCGCTCTGCAGGTACCGCGGCGCAATTATTAGCAAAAGAAGGCAGCTACGCTCATGTTCGCTTACCATCGGGAGAAATTCGCCTGATCCATCGTGATTGCTACGCCACTATTGGGCAAGTAGGGAATCTGGATCATGGCAATATTAAACTCGGTAAAGCTGGTCGCAAACGCCATATGGGCATTCGCCCAACCGTTCGTGGTTCTGCTATGAGCCCCCGCGATCACCCGCATGGTGGTGGTGAGGGTCGCTCTCCGATTGGTATGCCAAGCCCGAAAAGCCCCTGGGGCCAGAAAACGCTTGGTAAAAGAACCCGCAGTAATAAACGCACCGATCAATACATTGTTCGGCGTCGCGGGAAGAAGCGTCGCTAA
- the rplW gene encoding 50S ribosomal protein L23, whose product MAISVYDVLKRPLWTEKSSHQFSKLHQYAFEVDKSATKAMIKDAVEALFDVEVVRVNTMIMPAKRGRRALSRRLLVRRSAYKKALVTLAPDDTIDVFEGVR is encoded by the coding sequence ATGGCTATTAGTGTTTATGATGTTTTGAAGCGCCCGTTGTGGACGGAGAAATCCAGCCACCAGTTTTCAAAATTGCATCAATATGCGTTTGAAGTGGATAAATCTGCAACGAAGGCGATGATCAAAGATGCGGTTGAAGCACTGTTCGATGTGGAAGTGGTGCGCGTAAATACCATGATAATGCCCGCAAAGCGCGGCCGTCGTGCGCTCAGTCGTCGGCTTTTGGTTCGCCGTAGTGCTTACAAAAAAGCATTGGTGACCCTGGCCCCTGACGATACCATCGATGTCTTCGAAGGAGTACGGTAA
- the rplD gene encoding 50S ribosomal protein L4 — MMEVNVLNMNGKKVDTVDLPVSIFEAPINIDLMHQAYVRQMANARLGTHKTKSRGEVSGGGRKPWRQKGTGRARHGSIRSPLWPGGGKTHTPRPRNYAKKMPHKMRQAALRSALSVKAAENEIIVVDELKLDEVKTRLMAQALDALAKDASALIVIPAKDEVYKVVELSARNLPSAKTVHVNYLNIRDLLSYDKLILPLQALDAISDHLG; from the coding sequence ATCATGGAAGTTAATGTTCTGAATATGAATGGCAAGAAAGTTGATACCGTTGATTTACCGGTTTCAATCTTCGAGGCCCCAATTAATATTGATCTGATGCACCAAGCGTATGTGCGCCAAATGGCAAACGCACGCTTGGGAACTCATAAGACCAAAAGCCGGGGCGAAGTTTCTGGTGGTGGGCGCAAGCCCTGGCGTCAAAAAGGCACGGGACGAGCTCGCCATGGTTCAATTCGTTCACCACTTTGGCCCGGTGGCGGAAAAACTCATACGCCTCGTCCGCGTAATTATGCCAAGAAAATGCCCCACAAAATGCGTCAAGCCGCCCTTCGTTCTGCGTTGTCAGTCAAAGCGGCAGAAAATGAAATCATTGTTGTGGATGAGCTCAAACTTGATGAAGTAAAAACCCGTCTTATGGCACAGGCACTGGATGCCCTGGCAAAAGATGCCAGCGCTTTGATCGTAATTCCTGCAAAGGATGAAGTTTATAAAGTCGTTGAATTATCAGCTCGTAATTTGCCCTCGGCCAAAACCGTGCACGTAAATTACCTCAACATTCGTGATTTGTTGAGCTACGATAAACTCATCCTACCTCTTCAAGCTTTGGATGCGATTTCAGATCACTTGGGATAG